A region of the Leishmania panamensis strain MHOM/PA/94/PSC-1 chromosome 21 sequence genome:
AGTCTGCGCCACGCCGAGGGGTGCAGGAGTGCTCACGTAAGCAAAGAAATTTCCTCCAGAGGGATATACCTACTCACTGCACGCGTCTCTCTAGAGAAGCACGAAGCCGCACAGTACTCctcgctttcgctctctcgctgtgcgcgtgtgtgcgttcactcttttttgttctcgATCAATACAaaccgccgcccccccccctccctccctcccgcccctCCGACTGGCCATTTTTACAACGTTCCAATATTCCGCACGCCTCTCTCAGGGTCTCactgttgtcgctgctgatgtggcAACTGCACCAGGCTTTGCTTCCGTCCTTATCCACGATGACGAACCACCGCCCTCTGCCCCAGGCGCTATGGTTGTGCGTGAATGTGTCCCCTTTCTCATTTTctctgctgtctctctctacctccgCAACTTGTCATACCGCGCCGTGTGAGAGAGCTCCGTGTGCGCACGATAACACTCGACACAGGCAGACCAGCGATTGCCAGCCACAATGCCGCTGCATCCGCATCCCCTGCTACGTGCtactcctcttcctctcctgcaTCGACGACTAGAGCGAGGGCCATGTAGTGGCAGTAGGAGTCTGTGGATACTCTGGTGGCTGCCGCTTCAGCGACGCTGCGAAGCGCACGTGAGGGTGCAGAGACGCGCCTTTGCCACCTGCTCCATGCCACGTTCGTGGTCctcgctggcgccgccgtcgtcctcACCATCGCTGCTTTCTGCAACGGTGCAGGCAACGGGTGTTGTGACGCGCCTTGGTCCGAGCGAACGCCTCCCTGGTCTGCGCGGCGTGTTCCTCACAGAGCCAATGAAGAAGTTTCACCCCATCGAGGTActgcccaccgctgcctctgccgccgcgtccacTACGACTGCCGCTACAgttggcggcagcgcagagcaGTCTAACGTTCCTCGCAACCCGGCATCCGAATTTTCCACCCAGGCCCCACCGCTCGTGCTGAACTTGGCCTTTGCGCCTCGACATAGCATCTCACTGCGCCGCTTTCTGGCCCTTCGGCACATGTTCAGCACATCTGCCTATCTGCACGTCGCGACAGAGGATGGCTGGTACTTGGTTGCACCAAGttctgcggcgccgctgtgcgaCGACGTCCCTGGCCTGCAggcgtggtgctgccgccatcaTCACCGATACCTCAAACATCCCGCCCCCTTCTCTAGGGCGTCCACATCGTCGTCCGGGCTGTCGTCGCGAGTTGCTCACCCCCGGAGGCGTACCGAAATCGACAAGCTCGAGGCAGCACTGGACAATGGCGAGGAGCTCAGCGAAAAACAGTTGCAGCGGCTGGCCGCACAGGAGAAGGCATCCTTTGCGCAGAGACCAGAACACGAGggggaggatgaggaggacgacaacCCCGCTGTCGATGAACCGCGCCATCAAGCTAGTCGGGAGGGTGTCGCACCCGCCGAGGAAATTCTCGGGGAGCGCACAGATGGCGCGCCCGCACTTGCCTTTggactgccgccgccgcccctgaggacgtcgccgccgctcatCACCGAGGCACATCTCTTCGATATTAATGACGGTGTCGCGtggccactgccgccgtccgATGACTTGGCTAACCACGAGTACTGGAAGGGCCATCGGCAACGCATGGCTCTCTACGAGAGCACCGGCGACACGGACGCGGCcgtgcagcgcgaggcgCTCTTGGCGGCTCTCCGTGCAGATCTGGAGATTACGCAACGACTGTTGTCGGAGCAGGAGCTctacgccgctgccgaggagctCTTTCAGACGTTGAAGCACAAGGCGAACGTGACCCTGAACGTAGACGCTGAAACTGGCCTTCTCACGCTCGTACCGCTGCGGGATCTGCGCGCTGGCGAAGAGCTTCTTCTTCACTACGGCCGCGAGTGGTGGACTGGGCGACTGCTTTTCTCGTTACTCTTGTCCGTCTCGGACGCTGCGATGCCGCAGATCCGGTGGATCGAGCAGCTATTTGAGAGCGCAGTTGACGCGAATGAGCCTTTCCCGCTGCTCATTTCAGCACACGAGCAGCGCAAGCGGCTTcggcgaggcggtgcagggaGTAAAACGGCTCGCAGAGGCCTCAAGAGCAAGtccggcagcgacggtggcaagtcgcagcagcagccaacgtcgtctgcagcgctggcgcagccTCACCACAGCTGTGTTGCCACatcttccaccaccaccaccacggcgggGCCTCTGGTATCTCAGCCCAAGTCAGGCCGTGTCGTGCTGTACAACACTGTCacacgaaagagagcgaccgacgccgccgtgctcGCCTTCGCGGTtcggcggagctgcactGATCTGAACTTTTGGAATCGACTTTTGCTCGGCGACGTGGCAAGCGGGCTCGAGCCGGTGTTTCACCTCTCCGAGCCGGACAGCGAGGTGCCCATGCGAGTGCTgcggcacgcgctgctggcgtctCTTCGCGGTGTGACGGCGGTCACACAGAGCAGCGTTTCGTGTGAGGACCGGGGCGCACCGATTGTGGCGCGCTCGGCCGTCACGAATAccaccgctggtgccgcCGAACAGAACGTCCCACCACACATGACTGCTGGCGCCTgcggtgacggtgatgatgacgatgacgtTGTCTTCAGTGTCTAGCGCAAGGGACGTGTGTGAAAGGGGTTTAGGGCtaggagaagagggagttGGCAGAACGCTGCCCACGCGTGGACTGCAtcctgtctctcttcctccctctagctccgctgctgctgcttcccctcTGCGCTCGCTCCGTCCCACGCGTGCTTCATGACGCTGCACCCCGACAGAGGGGCCTCTTCTTTACCGACCTCGTGTTTTTCTTCACACTACGCTCAGCCTTCGTGGAGCCctccgctccccccctccccctcctccccccacacgcacgtgtgtgtgtgtgtgtccagcgttgcactgctgcccgcACCCGTTGTCTCGACACTCTCCCCCAAAACTtctcttctcactctcttgACTCcttgcgcagagagagaaaaggcactCTGACCGCCCCCACCCTCAAACACAAGCCCCCTATCAAGAGAGGCATCGGCATTCAGGtgctgacacacacacgtacacacacccacaggcTTTGTACAGACTTGCCCGCACGAGAGCGCACAGGGCGCATCATCAAGACACACCCCCACGGTGCTGTCGCAAGGTGTATCTTGATAGAcattgcgtgtgtgccgaAGCGCGCATTGTATTGACCAACCACCACTGTATCCGTCGCTTCCTCCACCCGCAGTCAAGCGAGCGAGTTGGCACCTCGCACacagcaaagagggaggaagcggCGCTTTACTGAGCTCCATCGCTCGCCCTC
Encoded here:
- a CDS encoding hypothetical protein (TriTrypDB/GeneDB-style sysID: LpmP.21.1170), translating into MPLHPHPLLRATPLPLLHRRLERGPCSGSRSLWILWWLPLQRRCEAHVRVQRRAFATCSMPRSWSSLAPPSSSPSLLSATVQATGVVTRLGPSERLPGLRGVFLTEPMKKFHPIEVLPTAASAAASTTTAATVGGSAEQSNVPRNPASEFSTQAPPLVLNLAFAPRHSISLRRFLALRHMFSTSAYLHVATEDGWYLVAPSSAAPLCDDVPGLQAWCCRHHHRYLKHPAPFSRASTSSSGLSSRVAHPRRRTEIDKLEAALDNGEELSEKQLQRLAAQEKASFAQRPEHEGEDEEDDNPAVDEPRHQASREGVAPAEEILGERTDGAPALAFGLPPPPLRTSPPLITEAHLFDINDGVAWPLPPSDDLANHEYWKGHRQRMALYESTGDTDAAVQREALLAALRADLEITQRLLSEQELYAAAEELFQTLKHKANVTLNVDAETGLLTLVPLRDLRAGEELLLHYGREWWTGRLLFSLLLSVSDAAMPQIRWIEQLFESAVDANEPFPLLISAHEQRKRLRRGGAGSKTARRGLKSKSGSDGGKSQQQPTSSAALAQPHHSCVATSSTTTTTAGPLVSQPKSGRVVLYNTVTRKRATDAAVLAFAVRRSCTDLNFWNRLLLGDVASGLEPVFHLSEPDSEVPMRVLRHALLASLRGVTAVTQSSVSCEDRGAPIVARSAVTNTTAGAAEQNVPPHMTAGACGDGDDDDDVVFSV